The Candidatus Micrarchaeia archaeon genome includes a region encoding these proteins:
- a CDS encoding DUF3850 domain-containing protein, with the protein MKFIEVKCVQPFFDEVWYNNKLFEIRINDRNYEVGDIVWQREYDPSVDEYSGRSVIQEITKILIPENTFDGLTKDRCLFYVKELTRRVEHPSTKGGAR; encoded by the coding sequence ATGAAATTCATTGAAGTAAAATGTGTACAGCCGTTTTTCGATGAGGTTTGGTATAATAACAAACTCTTTGAAATTCGGATAAACGACCGGAATTATGAGGTTGGGGATATTGTATGGCAGCGCGAATATGATCCAAGCGTGGATGAGTATTCCGGGAGAAGTGTCATCCAAGAAATTACAAAAATACTCATCCCGGAAAATACATTCGATGGGCTTACAAAAGATCGCTGTTTGTTCTATGTTAAAGAACTGACACGTAGAGTAGAGCACCCAAGCACCAAAGG